The Enterococcus rotai genome includes a window with the following:
- a CDS encoding AAA family ATPase codes for MKIEKIVVKKYKGIENFELDFSTNTESILSKNYNLSLLIGENGTFKTTFFQLILEAFTDKSFEKNMNDVDYTIDYSLNGKNYTYYSSNNNQNIKVKCYSFSYGLIDKLKLNTSVRTNYSNKYIRDVSNEMLEQFLTRNDVQTIRVFEKLGVKKNQLFFELRQTPYPKIKDGTNDEKLNDVLESIKNELSREMQHYYFKNLDRRSRSKESNVLKDVKALYSTLYFFCKKSELNINTPKIGYKKKYCLLSTQFVKENSTLLEKFTRLSKFISYDTIVKEIWCEKNKYLLPITDMSSGELSFILRMEELIHKVEDHSIILIDEPEIHLHPRWISEYISLLDELFKGKKCHFIIATHSPLLVANVEPENLIGLKQTRDGNLQQKQIDFKSFGADVDRILNEVFYAEPNESRIVQQYIKETRKKLYKENSRKEGVERYHRMGDSGEKFQLFNEFYKIIKEYSKK; via the coding sequence GTGAAAATAGAAAAAATAGTGGTAAAAAAATATAAAGGGATAGAAAATTTTGAACTTGATTTTAGTACTAATACAGAGAGTATTTTATCTAAAAATTACAATTTATCTCTTTTAATAGGAGAGAATGGAACATTTAAAACTACTTTTTTTCAATTAATTCTTGAAGCATTTACGGATAAATCTTTTGAAAAAAACATGAATGATGTTGATTATACCATTGACTATTCTTTGAATGGTAAAAATTATACATATTATTCAAGCAATAATAATCAAAATATCAAAGTAAAATGTTATTCATTTTCTTATGGATTAATAGATAAATTAAAATTAAACACTTCAGTTCGTACAAATTATTCTAATAAATATATTCGAGACGTATCAAATGAAATGCTTGAGCAGTTCTTAACTAGAAATGATGTACAAACAATTAGAGTATTTGAAAAGTTAGGTGTAAAAAAAAATCAACTATTTTTTGAATTACGGCAGACACCTTATCCAAAAATAAAAGACGGAACGAATGATGAAAAGTTAAATGATGTTCTAGAAAGTATTAAAAATGAATTATCTAGGGAGATGCAACATTACTATTTTAAAAATCTTGATAGAAGAAGCAGATCAAAAGAGAGTAATGTATTGAAGGATGTCAAAGCTTTATATAGTACATTATATTTTTTTTGCAAAAAAAGTGAACTTAATATCAATACCCCAAAAATAGGATATAAAAAAAAGTATTGTTTATTGAGCACTCAATTCGTTAAAGAAAATTCAACGTTATTGGAAAAGTTCACAAGACTGAGTAAATTTATTTCTTATGATACGATTGTAAAAGAAATTTGGTGTGAAAAGAACAAGTACTTACTTCCTATTACTGACATGAGTTCAGGTGAACTGAGTTTTATTTTAAGAATGGAGGAATTAATCCATAAAGTTGAAGATCATTCGATTATCTTAATTGATGAACCTGAAATTCATTTACACCCGAGGTGGATCAGTGAGTATATTTCATTGTTAGACGAGCTTTTTAAAGGGAAAAAATGTCATTTTATCATTGCCACACATTCACCTCTGTTGGTAGCAAATGTTGAACCTGAGAATTTAATTGGTTTAAAACAAACGAGGGATGGGAACCTTCAACAAAAACAGATTGATTTTAAATCGTTTGGTGCAGACGTTGATAGAATACTTAATGAGGTCTTTTACGCTGAACCAAATGAATCGAGGATAGTTCAGCAATATATAAAGGAAACTAGGAAAAAACTTTATAAAGAAAATAGTCGAAAAGAAGGCGTTGAACGTTATCATAGAATGGGAGATTCAGGAGAAAAATTTCAGTTATTTAATGAGTTCTATAAAATAATTAAGGAGTATTCAAAAAAATGA
- a CDS encoding HNH endonuclease has translation MKEGRSVGVCPYCGIEKLLINSIDIDHFLPKAHFPFLSIHSTNLIVSCSTCNNRIKKDRMYSPILHPFYDNIDAAISFSYQPGKIKIDNKGKDATENFIKLFKLEDRYNDELIIDTLVNFIHRYAKIVKDVNDPNIDCIISSLVDQIIDDLNDIPAKALEEYYKLYRDIFTDYQKNGMAVFKNLIKDYFTYNNLKDS, from the coding sequence ATGAAAGAAGGTAGATCAGTTGGTGTCTGTCCTTATTGCGGAATTGAAAAATTATTAATAAACAGTATCGATATCGATCATTTTTTACCCAAGGCGCATTTTCCATTTTTATCAATTCATTCTACGAATTTGATTGTATCTTGTTCAACTTGTAATAATAGAATAAAAAAGGACCGGATGTATTCGCCAATTTTACATCCATTTTACGATAATATTGATGCAGCAATTAGTTTTAGTTATCAGCCAGGAAAAATAAAAATAGATAACAAGGGGAAAGATGCAACTGAAAATTTCATAAAGCTATTTAAGTTAGAAGATAGATATAATGATGAACTTATCATAGATACACTTGTAAATTTTATCCATAGATATGCAAAGATAGTTAAGGATGTAAATGATCCAAATATAGATTGTATTATATCAAGTTTAGTAGATCAGATTATTGATGATCTGAATGATATTCCGGCTAAAGCACTTGAAGAATACTATAAACTTTATCGGGATATTTTTACTGACTATCAAAAAAATGGGATGGCTGTATTTAAAAATCTGATAAAAGACTACTTCACGTATAATAATCTAAAAGATAGTTGA
- a CDS encoding alpha/beta fold hydrolase, with product MTKQLKTKSFLVRLLQGMGKVILGLITILIVTLLITFTIHQISLKSEAKRIESYGEKIKVFDGEMNVVDEGEGKKTILLLPGQGTASPYLDFKPMIDELKKEYRVVTIEPFGYGLSSQTNRRRSVENIVEEIHQVAKELNISKYTLMGHSIAGLYAVNYAQAYPNEMEGFVGIDSSTPEQPWPGIDMTVFDFLKTAGVFRALIKVNPEKGLGVSQDNPDFEQIKLLTMKNMSSPAMKDELQELSNSFSDSRGLTYPKNMPVLLFVADNDRNQKKWLEMHQDQVNGLDKGELIQLSGAHYLHHTQMETIVKETSNFLKN from the coding sequence ATGACCAAACAACTGAAAACTAAATCATTTCTTGTCAGATTATTACAAGGAATGGGCAAAGTCATCTTAGGTCTAATCACTATCCTAATTGTGACCTTGTTGATTACTTTTACGATTCACCAGATAAGTTTGAAAAGTGAAGCAAAACGAATTGAGTCTTATGGTGAGAAAATAAAAGTCTTTGATGGTGAGATGAATGTTGTCGATGAAGGAGAAGGCAAGAAAACAATTTTACTCCTACCTGGGCAAGGAACAGCTAGTCCTTATCTAGATTTTAAACCAATGATCGATGAGTTGAAGAAAGAGTACCGTGTAGTTACGATCGAACCATTTGGCTATGGATTAAGTAGTCAAACGAATCGACGTCGCAGCGTTGAAAATATTGTAGAAGAAATCCATCAAGTAGCGAAAGAACTGAACATTTCTAAATACACATTGATGGGACACTCGATTGCAGGTCTTTATGCAGTGAATTATGCTCAAGCTTACCCAAATGAAATGGAAGGTTTTGTGGGAATTGATTCCAGTACACCAGAACAGCCGTGGCCTGGTATTGATATGACCGTCTTTGACTTCTTAAAAACAGCAGGCGTCTTTCGAGCATTAATTAAAGTTAATCCAGAGAAGGGGTTAGGCGTGAGTCAAGATAATCCTGACTTTGAACAGATCAAGTTATTGACAATGAAGAACATGAGTAGTCCTGCGATGAAAGATGAGCTTCAAGAATTAAGTAACAGCTTCTCGGATTCTCGTGGCTTAACCTATCCTAAAAATATGCCAGTTTTATTATTTGTGGCAGATAATGATAGGAATCAAAAAAAATGGCTTGAGATGCATCAAGATCAAGTGAATGGTTTAGATAAAGGCGAATTGATTCAACTATCAGGTGCTCATTATTTACACCACACACAAATGGAAACAATCGTAAAAGAAACAAGCAATTTTTTGAAAAACTAA
- a CDS encoding alpha/beta fold hydrolase, whose translation MKKIVKIFGILVGSLVVIVLLVFIGIYANNKIQLKKESKKIIPYGQEVKVDNKSLRVQVTGKGEETMVLLPGYLTASPVLDFQPLVNELSKVYQVVVVEPFGYGLSDDTDKVRSIENLTSELHQALTQLNISSYHLVGHSISGVYSLAYINEYPNEVKSFIGIDSSLPDQGGAADNQGGIIKSLSQSGIYRLLADADPTFLNAPKLSKEDAEQFKYISLKNVGNNATMNEGEEMQKNFEKVANLTYPVQLPVLYFLASESVEPDDKWVALHEAMIKESQKSEIKILEGSHYLHHTQSEKIVETITYFLEK comes from the coding sequence ATGAAAAAAATAGTGAAGATTTTCGGTATTTTAGTCGGAAGTTTAGTAGTAATCGTGCTTCTTGTTTTTATCGGAATTTACGCAAACAATAAAATCCAACTAAAAAAAGAATCTAAAAAAATTATTCCTTATGGTCAAGAAGTGAAAGTAGATAACAAATCTTTACGTGTTCAAGTGACTGGAAAAGGTGAAGAAACAATGGTATTACTGCCAGGTTATCTAACAGCTTCTCCTGTACTTGATTTTCAACCACTAGTGAATGAGTTATCAAAAGTATATCAGGTCGTGGTGGTGGAACCCTTCGGCTATGGGTTAAGTGATGATACGGATAAAGTACGTTCAATTGAGAATTTAACGAGTGAGCTTCATCAAGCGTTGACGCAGTTGAATATCAGCTCGTATCACTTGGTAGGACATTCTATTTCTGGAGTCTACTCACTTGCTTATATTAATGAATATCCAAATGAAGTGAAAAGCTTTATTGGTATTGATAGTAGTTTACCTGACCAAGGCGGAGCAGCTGATAATCAAGGTGGGATAATTAAGTCATTGAGCCAATCAGGTATCTATCGTCTGCTCGCTGATGCCGATCCGACTTTTTTAAATGCACCTAAGTTATCGAAAGAAGATGCTGAACAGTTTAAATATATTTCTTTGAAGAATGTTGGCAACAACGCAACAATGAATGAAGGAGAAGAAATGCAAAAGAACTTTGAAAAAGTAGCTAACCTAACGTATCCAGTTCAGCTGCCAGTCTTATATTTCTTAGCCTCTGAAAGTGTTGAGCCAGATGATAAGTGGGTGGCACTTCATGAAGCGATGATAAAAGAGAGTCAAAAGTCTGAGATAAAGATTTTGGAAGGTAGCCACTATTTACACCACACGCAATCTGAAAAAATAGTAGAAACAATTACATATTTTTTAGAGAAATAA
- a CDS encoding TetR/AcrR family transcriptional regulator, translating to MTKKYTAEEAKSLILDVSTELFIEKGYEKTSISDIVKGLDGLTKGAVYHHYASKDEIIDAVVRRFIPNETALTEIMEKDKLNGLEKIQALLFEGMFNSEASQSRILSFTLLDNPKFFSMYIRTTNEIMAPLVETCLIEGNSDGSVTVAQPKQMAELAILILSTWFIQALFPNTAETFFEKIMAAKTMLENTGMPIINDGFLEKLDQQIMLKVAELNDQTTEN from the coding sequence ATGACCAAAAAATATACAGCAGAGGAAGCCAAATCATTAATTCTAGACGTTTCAACAGAACTATTTATCGAAAAAGGCTACGAAAAAACATCCATCTCAGATATCGTAAAAGGATTAGATGGTTTAACCAAAGGAGCCGTTTATCATCACTATGCGTCAAAAGATGAGATCATAGATGCGGTTGTCAGACGATTTATTCCCAACGAGACAGCCCTGACAGAAATTATGGAAAAAGATAAATTAAATGGATTAGAAAAAATTCAGGCACTTTTATTTGAAGGAATGTTCAATAGTGAGGCCAGTCAATCTCGAATCCTTAGTTTTACCTTGTTAGATAATCCCAAATTCTTTTCAATGTATATTCGGACGACGAATGAAATCATGGCTCCTTTAGTAGAAACCTGTTTAATCGAAGGAAATAGTGATGGATCAGTCACCGTTGCTCAACCGAAACAAATGGCTGAATTAGCGATTTTGATTTTAAGTACGTGGTTTATTCAAGCGCTATTTCCCAATACAGCGGAGACCTTTTTTGAAAAAATCATGGCGGCTAAAACAATGCTTGAGAATACTGGAATGCCAATTATCAATGATGGCTTTTTAGAGAAACTTGACCAACAAATTATGCTAAAGGTGGCAGAATTAAATGACCAAACAACTGAAAACTAA